One region of Paucibacter aquatile genomic DNA includes:
- a CDS encoding PLP-dependent transferase has product MSKHAPAPDLALATQQIHHPYQAPEGWAAHPVGVFKASTVLFKNTADLHQYRPRDGKSYRYGLHGTPTSYTLGARIAGLEGAEHCLLVPSGLAAVTLVSLSFLRPGDEVLVPDNVYGQNRYLSESLLPQFGIQHHFYDPLDVAGFSALISERTKLVWLEAAGSITLEFPDLIGLLRVCRERGITTVLDNTWGAGVAFKAFDLLPDSEPGLGVDISMHALTKYPSGGADVLMGSVCTRDLALHERMNYMHEHLGYGLGQNDVELVLRSLPTLELRYRAQDATTRALAAWMQAQPAVAQVLHPALPGSPGHAHWREVSSGGAACLFSVVFQPRYSAAQVDAFVDALQFFGIGYSWAGPMSLAVPYNMSRSRSLGLPYREGHLVRFAIGLEAEADLRADLAQALEVLKD; this is encoded by the coding sequence GTGAGCAAACACGCCCCCGCCCCAGACCTCGCATTGGCCACCCAGCAGATCCACCATCCCTACCAGGCGCCCGAGGGCTGGGCTGCGCATCCGGTGGGTGTGTTCAAGGCATCCACGGTGCTGTTCAAGAACACCGCCGATCTGCACCAATACCGCCCGCGTGACGGCAAGAGCTACCGCTACGGCCTGCACGGCACGCCGACCAGCTACACGCTGGGGGCGCGTATCGCCGGCCTCGAGGGCGCCGAGCACTGCCTGCTGGTGCCCAGCGGTTTGGCGGCCGTCACCCTGGTGTCGCTGAGCTTTTTGCGGCCGGGCGACGAGGTGCTGGTGCCGGACAATGTCTATGGACAAAACCGTTACTTGAGCGAATCGCTGCTGCCACAGTTCGGCATCCAGCATCACTTTTACGACCCGCTCGATGTGGCGGGTTTCAGCGCCCTGATCAGCGAGAGGACCAAGCTGGTCTGGCTGGAAGCGGCGGGCTCCATCACCCTGGAGTTTCCCGATCTGATCGGCCTGCTGCGGGTCTGCCGTGAGCGGGGTATCACCACGGTGCTGGACAACACCTGGGGCGCGGGTGTCGCCTTCAAGGCCTTTGATTTGCTGCCGGACAGCGAGCCGGGCTTGGGTGTGGACATCTCCATGCACGCGCTGACCAAATACCCCTCGGGTGGCGCCGATGTGCTGATGGGTTCGGTCTGTACCCGCGACCTGGCCTTGCATGAGCGCATGAACTACATGCACGAGCACCTGGGCTACGGTCTGGGGCAGAACGATGTGGAGCTGGTGCTGCGCAGTCTGCCGACGCTGGAACTGCGCTACCGCGCCCAGGATGCGACCACGCGTGCGCTGGCCGCATGGATGCAGGCCCAGCCAGCGGTGGCTCAGGTGCTGCACCCGGCCTTGCCGGGCTCGCCGGGGCATGCGCATTGGCGCGAGGTCAGCAGTGGCGGGGCGGCTTGTTTGTTCTCGGTGGTGTTCCAGCCTCGGTACAGCGCGGCCCAGGTCGATGCCTTTGTCGATGCGCTGCAGTTCTTCGGCATCGGCTACTCGTGGGCCGGCCCCATGAGTCTGGCCGTGCCCTACAACATGAGCCGCAGCCGTTCGCTGGGCTTGCCCTACCGCGAAGGGCATCTGGTGCGATTTGCCATCGGCCTGGAGGCTGAGGCCGACTTGCGCGCCGATCTGGCGCAGGCGCTGGAGGTCTTGAAAGACTGA
- the rimO gene encoding 30S ribosomal protein S12 methylthiotransferase RimO, which produces MSETITPSPAAVAAGAAPKIGFVSLGCPKALTDSELILTQLRAEGYETSKTFAGADLVIVNTCGFIDDAVKESLDTIGEALAENGKVIVTGCLGAKAGASSSDAGSLVREMHPSVLAVTGPHATQEVMDAVHTHVPKPHDPFIDLVPESRGIAGIKLTPKHYAYLKISEGCNHRCTFCIIPSMRGDLVSRPVGDVLNEARALFESGVKELLVVSQDTSAYGVDVKYRTGFWDGKPVKTRMLDLVAQMGELAKQYGAWVRLHYVYPYPHVDEVLPLMAESLILPYLDVPLQHAHPDVLKRMKRPASGEKNMERILRWRETCPDIVIRSTFIAGFPGETEEEFQYLLDFMSEARIDRAGCFAYSPVTGATANELPGALPLEVREERRARFMQIAEAVSIDKLRARVGATMQVLVDSAPALGRKGGVGRTYADAPEIDGTVRLLPPEKASKTLKVGEFTRARIVAVEGHDLIGMPI; this is translated from the coding sequence ATGAGCGAAACCATCACCCCCAGCCCAGCAGCCGTCGCCGCGGGCGCTGCCCCCAAGATCGGCTTTGTGTCCTTGGGTTGCCCCAAGGCCTTGACCGATTCGGAACTGATCCTCACCCAGCTGCGGGCCGAGGGCTATGAAACCTCCAAGACCTTTGCCGGCGCCGACCTGGTGATCGTCAACACCTGCGGCTTCATCGACGATGCCGTCAAGGAAAGCCTGGACACCATCGGTGAAGCCCTGGCCGAAAACGGCAAGGTCATCGTCACCGGCTGCCTGGGCGCCAAGGCCGGCGCCAGCAGCAGCGATGCCGGCAGCCTGGTGCGCGAAATGCATCCCAGCGTGCTGGCCGTGACCGGCCCGCATGCCACGCAAGAGGTGATGGATGCGGTGCACACCCATGTGCCCAAGCCGCACGATCCCTTCATCGATCTGGTGCCTGAGTCGCGCGGCATTGCCGGCATCAAGCTGACGCCCAAGCATTACGCCTATCTGAAGATCAGCGAGGGCTGCAACCACCGCTGCACCTTCTGCATCATTCCGAGCATGCGCGGCGATCTGGTCTCGCGCCCGGTCGGCGATGTGCTGAACGAGGCGCGGGCGCTGTTCGAGTCGGGCGTCAAGGAGTTGTTGGTGGTCAGCCAGGACACCAGCGCCTACGGCGTGGACGTCAAGTACCGCACTGGTTTCTGGGACGGCAAGCCGGTCAAGACCCGCATGCTGGACCTGGTCGCGCAAATGGGCGAGCTGGCCAAGCAGTACGGCGCCTGGGTGCGCCTGCACTATGTCTATCCCTATCCGCATGTGGACGAGGTGCTGCCGCTGATGGCCGAAAGCTTGATCCTGCCTTACCTCGATGTGCCGCTGCAGCATGCTCACCCCGATGTGCTCAAGCGCATGAAGCGCCCGGCCAGCGGCGAAAAGAATATGGAGCGCATCCTGCGGTGGCGCGAAACCTGCCCGGACATCGTCATCCGCTCGACCTTCATCGCCGGCTTCCCTGGTGAGACCGAAGAGGAATTCCAGTACCTGCTGGATTTCATGAGCGAGGCCCGCATCGACCGCGCCGGCTGCTTTGCCTACTCGCCGGTGACCGGCGCCACGGCCAATGAGCTGCCCGGTGCGTTGCCGCTTGAGGTGCGTGAAGAGCGTCGTGCACGCTTCATGCAGATCGCCGAAGCGGTGTCCATCGACAAGCTGCGGGCCCGTGTCGGCGCCACCATGCAGGTGCTGGTCGATTCCGCGCCGGCTCTCGGCCGCAAGGGCGGTGTCGGCCGCACATACGCCGATGCGCCCGAGATCGACGGCACCGTGCGCCTGTTGCCGCCGGAGAAGGCCAGCAAGACGCTCAAGGTGGGCGAGTTCACCCGCGCGCGCATCGTCGCGGTGGAGGGCCATGACCTGATCGGCATGCCGATCTGA
- the phaR gene encoding polyhydroxyalkanoate synthesis repressor PhaR gives MVTARRGSKTAAAGSAPEAGGEREAQAPAVRVLKKYPNRRLYDTQTSSYITLADVKKMVLDGQAFEVRDAKTAEDLTRSILLQIILEEETGGVPMFSTNALEQIIRFYGHAMQGVMGDYLEKNVQTFTALQSKFAEQSQGLAFSPELWTQFLGAQAPVMQNLMGGYVEQSKNLIEQMQEQLKQAGAMFPVMPGMPGMPGFGGKK, from the coding sequence ATGGTGACGGCCCGCAGAGGCAGCAAGACAGCAGCAGCCGGCTCGGCTCCCGAGGCCGGCGGCGAGCGCGAAGCGCAAGCGCCCGCCGTGCGCGTGCTCAAGAAATACCCCAACCGCCGTCTCTACGACACCCAGACCAGCAGCTACATCACTCTGGCCGATGTGAAGAAGATGGTGCTGGACGGCCAGGCCTTCGAGGTGCGCGACGCCAAGACCGCCGAAGACCTGACCCGCAGCATCCTGCTGCAGATCATTCTGGAAGAAGAAACCGGCGGCGTGCCCATGTTCAGCACGAATGCGCTGGAGCAGATCATCCGCTTTTACGGCCATGCCATGCAGGGCGTGATGGGCGACTATCTCGAAAAGAACGTCCAGACCTTCACGGCTTTGCAGAGCAAGTTCGCCGAGCAAAGCCAGGGCCTGGCTTTCAGCCCCGAGCTCTGGACCCAGTTCCTCGGCGCCCAGGCGCCGGTGATGCAGAACCTGATGGGCGGCTATGTCGAACAGAGCAAGAACCTGATCGAACAGATGCAGGAGCAGCTCAAGCAGGCCGGAGCGATGTTCCCGGTGATGCCAGGCATGCCCGGAATGCCGGGATTTGGCGGCAAGAAGTAG
- a CDS encoding adenylate/guanylate cyclase domain-containing protein, with protein MSASDSAFVTPSCFAQLDQLSLKDIIRLQAQLEQELKRRFERCLVLLFSDMVGSTSYFQRFGDAAGRQLQQLHLDLLEAAVLAHDGRIVDTAGDGAFVVFEDCGRALRAIQQVQVQLSEQNLSRARSHQLQLRMGLHWGRVLSDGQSVSGDAVNFCARVVASAEPGEVRLSREAFQELPAAWRVQCRPLAPVLLKDVAAAVELMAFDWRDRSQFPTHVLIGDAKEAQALPLLDIISFGRLREHEGVPANDVVLSHADPMQALQISRWHFELRRGAQGMVLRALSDSATLVDGQPAPKGRDVPVRVGCRIDVANALSLRLLAPLPCHAADADQTLVSMSRMRLDLSAVAAAGPLTGEIPAGARRAGS; from the coding sequence ATGAGTGCTTCTGACAGTGCTTTTGTCACTCCCTCCTGCTTTGCCCAGCTCGATCAGCTGAGCTTGAAGGACATCATCCGTCTGCAGGCGCAGCTGGAGCAGGAGTTGAAGCGGCGCTTCGAGCGCTGCCTGGTGCTGCTGTTTTCGGACATGGTGGGCTCCACCTCGTATTTCCAGCGTTTCGGCGATGCCGCCGGGCGGCAGCTGCAACAGTTGCATCTGGACCTTCTGGAGGCGGCAGTCCTGGCCCACGATGGGCGCATCGTCGACACCGCCGGGGACGGCGCCTTTGTGGTTTTTGAGGACTGCGGCCGCGCGCTGCGGGCCATCCAGCAAGTGCAGGTGCAGCTCAGCGAACAAAACCTCAGCCGCGCGCGCTCGCATCAGTTGCAGCTGCGCATGGGTCTGCACTGGGGGCGGGTGCTCAGCGATGGGCAGTCGGTGTCTGGTGATGCCGTCAATTTCTGCGCGCGCGTGGTGGCCTCGGCCGAGCCCGGTGAGGTGCGCCTGAGCCGCGAGGCCTTTCAAGAGTTGCCGGCCGCCTGGCGCGTGCAATGCCGGCCGCTGGCGCCGGTGCTGCTCAAGGATGTGGCGGCGGCGGTCGAGCTGATGGCCTTTGATTGGCGCGATCGCAGCCAGTTCCCGACCCATGTCCTGATCGGAGATGCCAAGGAAGCACAGGCCTTGCCCTTGCTGGACATCATCAGCTTCGGCCGCCTGCGCGAACATGAGGGTGTGCCGGCCAATGATGTGGTGCTCTCGCATGCCGATCCCATGCAGGCGCTGCAGATCAGCCGCTGGCATTTCGAACTGCGCCGCGGCGCCCAGGGCATGGTCTTGCGGGCCTTGTCCGACAGTGCCACCTTGGTCGATGGCCAGCCGGCACCCAAGGGCCGCGACGTGCCGGTCCGTGTCGGTTGCCGCATCGATGTGGCCAATGCCTTGAGCCTGCGTCTGCTGGCGCCGCTGCCTTGTCACGCGGCCGATGCCGACCAAACCCTGGTCAGCATGAGCCGCATGCGCCTGGATTTGTCGGCGGTGGCGGCGGCCGGGCCGCTTACGGGGGAAATCCCCGCCGGAGCACGTCGCGCGGGCTCCTAG
- a CDS encoding RelA/SpoT family protein, whose amino-acid sequence MKTGLTTQAPALAQAAPIVALLDTPEGGLPSEALPFARARAFAEPLLAGQPLDTGEDALAHADGVAAILAGIGAAPTMQAASYLVYAGEYLHKPEEIVAKAFGESYASLVLHTRRLVQIQRAAREARVEDERRGEQTERVRKMLLAFSRDLRVVLLRLASRLQTLRYFAASKRPCPASLAQETQQVFAPLANRLGIWQIKWELEDLSFRFSQPEAYREIARALDETRVLREQGIEATRAALQADLQAHGLQAQVQGRPKHLYSIYKKMQGKSLQLERVFDLRALRVVVPTVADCYAVLSRLHEQFTPVAGEFDDYIARPKPNGYQSLHTVVQGADGRAMEVQIRTQAMHEHAEHGVAAHWAYKEAGARGYAGVSAAGEFEDQVAQARKAVLRQLLAWERDFVEGHKDEAPAEAGGGQALFDDRIYVFTPQATIIELSAGATPVDFAYAVHTDLGHRCRGAKVDGAMVQLNTPLQSGQTVEITAAKEGGPSLDWLNPELGYLQSQRSRAKVRAWFNALAQAQTAARGREAVEKLLQREGKTAVKLEDLAARLGFKSAEALFEVVGKDEYSLRNIEQLLRPPAPEPDNDELLAQRRTKPTRSGPRGGVLVVGVDSLLTNLARCCRPAPPDAIGGYVTRGKGVAIHRLDCSNFRQMAQQAGERVIEVEWGGAAAAGSGAKGPALYPVDVVVESNDRQGLLRDVLEVFAKEKMNVIAVNTQSVRSARSDTAWMNFTVEVADSGRLSQVLRSVAQVSGVRGARRK is encoded by the coding sequence ATGAAAACTGGTTTGACGACCCAGGCGCCGGCCCTGGCTCAGGCGGCGCCCATCGTGGCTTTGCTGGACACGCCCGAGGGTGGCTTGCCCTCCGAGGCCTTGCCCTTTGCCCGCGCACGCGCTTTTGCCGAGCCCTTGCTGGCCGGCCAGCCGCTGGACACCGGTGAGGATGCCCTGGCCCATGCCGATGGCGTGGCCGCCATCCTGGCCGGCATCGGCGCGGCGCCGACCATGCAGGCGGCCTCCTACCTGGTCTATGCCGGTGAGTACCTGCACAAGCCCGAAGAGATTGTCGCCAAGGCTTTCGGCGAGTCCTATGCCAGCCTGGTGCTGCACACCCGGCGCCTGGTGCAGATCCAGCGCGCGGCGCGTGAGGCGCGGGTGGAGGACGAGCGCCGCGGCGAACAGACCGAGCGGGTGCGCAAGATGCTGCTGGCCTTCTCGCGCGATCTGCGCGTGGTGCTGCTGCGCCTGGCCTCGCGTCTGCAAACCCTGCGCTACTTTGCTGCCTCCAAGCGGCCTTGCCCGGCCAGCCTGGCGCAGGAGACCCAGCAGGTGTTCGCGCCCCTGGCCAATCGCCTGGGCATCTGGCAGATCAAATGGGAGCTGGAGGACTTGTCTTTCCGCTTCTCCCAGCCCGAGGCTTACCGCGAAATTGCGCGGGCTCTGGATGAAACCCGGGTGCTGCGCGAGCAAGGCATCGAGGCCACCCGTGCCGCCCTGCAGGCCGATCTGCAAGCCCATGGCCTGCAGGCGCAGGTGCAGGGCCGGCCCAAGCACCTCTACAGCATCTACAAGAAGATGCAGGGCAAGAGCCTGCAGCTGGAGCGCGTGTTCGATCTGCGCGCCCTGCGCGTGGTGGTGCCGACCGTGGCCGATTGCTATGCCGTGCTGAGCCGTTTGCACGAGCAGTTCACGCCGGTGGCCGGTGAGTTTGACGATTACATCGCCCGGCCCAAGCCCAATGGCTATCAGTCGCTGCACACCGTGGTGCAGGGTGCCGACGGCCGGGCCATGGAGGTGCAGATCCGCACGCAGGCCATGCACGAGCATGCCGAGCATGGCGTGGCCGCGCATTGGGCCTACAAGGAGGCGGGGGCGCGCGGCTATGCCGGCGTCAGCGCGGCGGGCGAGTTCGAGGACCAGGTGGCGCAGGCCCGCAAGGCGGTGCTGCGCCAGCTGCTGGCTTGGGAGCGCGATTTCGTCGAAGGCCATAAGGACGAGGCCCCGGCCGAGGCCGGCGGCGGACAGGCCTTGTTCGACGATCGCATCTATGTGTTCACGCCGCAGGCCACCATCATCGAGCTGAGCGCGGGCGCGACACCGGTGGATTTTGCCTACGCCGTGCACACCGATCTGGGCCACCGCTGCCGCGGCGCCAAGGTCGACGGTGCCATGGTGCAGCTGAACACGCCGCTGCAAAGCGGGCAGACCGTGGAGATCACCGCGGCCAAGGAGGGCGGTCCCTCGCTGGACTGGCTCAATCCCGAGCTGGGCTATCTGCAAAGCCAGCGTTCGCGCGCCAAGGTGCGCGCCTGGTTCAACGCATTGGCCCAGGCGCAGACGGCGGCGCGTGGCCGCGAGGCGGTGGAAAAGCTGCTGCAGCGCGAGGGCAAGACGGCGGTCAAGCTGGAGGACCTGGCCGCGCGCCTGGGCTTCAAGAGTGCCGAGGCCTTGTTCGAGGTAGTGGGCAAGGATGAGTATTCGCTGCGCAATATCGAGCAGCTCCTGCGCCCGCCCGCCCCCGAGCCCGACAACGACGAGCTGCTGGCCCAGCGCCGCACCAAGCCCACCCGCAGCGGCCCGCGCGGCGGCGTGCTGGTCGTGGGCGTCGATTCCTTGCTGACCAATCTGGCGCGCTGCTGCCGGCCGGCGCCGCCGGACGCCATCGGGGGTTATGTCACCCGCGGCAAGGGCGTGGCCATCCACCGCCTGGACTGCAGCAACTTCCGCCAGATGGCCCAGCAGGCCGGCGAGCGGGTGATCGAGGTCGAGTGGGGTGGGGCGGCTGCGGCCGGAAGCGGCGCCAAGGGCCCGGCCCTGTACCCGGTTGATGTGGTGGTCGAGTCCAACGACCGCCAGGGCTTGCTGCGCGATGTGCTGGAAGTCTTCGCCAAGGAGAAGATGAATGTCATCGCCGTCAACACGCAGTCGGTCAGATCGGCGCGCAGCGACACGGCCTGGATGAACTTCACCGTCGAGGTGGCCGACTCCGGCCGCCTGTCCCAGGTGCTGCGCAGCGTGGCCCAGGTCAGCGGCGTGAGGGGCGCGCGAAGAAAATAA